Part of the Brassica oleracea var. oleracea cultivar TO1000 chromosome C8, BOL, whole genome shotgun sequence genome is shown below.
GCTCTAGAGTCAGATGGTCAGGGGCTTTCGGCTCAATGATGCACAATCGGAAGCGGGTCATGTTGGGACGGTTCCTAGCAATGGTTACCAGCGCAGCATTGGTCATTTGACGGCAGAAGTAGAGAACCGACTCTAGTTTCGGACAGCCTGCGGAGACGGAGACAAGCCCCTGTTCTGTCAACGCAACGTTTGGCTCCATCACAAAAGGCTCGGACGGAAACACCCTCAGCTCTCGAAGGTCCTTGCAGGTTAGAGCAAGCATTTCAAGACCATCATCCTCGATGTAGTCCAACACCTGTGTCAATGAGCCATAATACCAATTAAATAAAACGTTGACACTGAAGCATATATTTGAGATACGTTACAATAAATTATTCAGGGTATTTGCACATTATGGTAAAACTAGACTCACCCAGAGGCGCTGCAATTTAGGACATTGACTAAGAAGCTTGACAAGATCATAGCTCTGGACTGTTGCATAACTCAGGTTCAAAGTTGTAAGTCCACTGCAAACCGAATAAACTGCAGGAAGATACGCAGGAAGAGCATCCCAAAACCCAGATAACCACTTCAGTTTCTTGCACCCAGAGATAGCTACAGACAAACCAGAGAGCACATCCGGACGCACTTCAGCACTGTACACACCGGTGCCAAATTCCTCCAGCTGAGGAGCTCTTTGAAGTAGAGTAGCCAGCTTCTCAAGAGGAACAGCTCGGTTAAGCTTAAGTGATTTGAGGTTGGGAGACCTACACACCAGCCTTTCCAGAGCAGAGAAACTGACCTCGGAGACTAAGCATGAGATATTGAGCGATACCAAAGAAGTGTATGAATCAGGGAAGTGGCTAAGCCAGTGCCCGCTAACGTCGTCGACATCACTCTCACGCAAATCAAGCTCTTTCAGATTCCTGCGTAAGAATCATATAATTAGAATTGAAATAACCGACTTGCCCACGTCATCAAACCTAGATTAGAACAAGACACATTGCAAAGGCCCCCCAATAAAGCTTAAAAATACATAGAAACATTAAAATTAAGCAATTAACTGCATATGCATATGCATATGAATTATATTTGAAGTAAACAGTTTCAAAATTACAATTTTATACAATGTATAAACTACTAGTTTTATCCACAAAGACGAAGCAGTATGATAAATGTTAAAGGGGAGCAAAGCAGGGGAATCAGAAACAGAATAAGTTGTTGCCCATTAACTAACTTAAAAAAGAAAAGAAAAAAAGGAACAAAGAGATACAATTGACCCCAAAAAAGGAAAAAGAATCTACCTGACCATGATTTCAAAAACAGCTATCACAATTATAGCTATTGTGATAAAAGCAATACAATAAAATTAGTTACTAATCGCAATCAGGGGGGGATACCTGCAAGTGGAAGCGATAGCAGCGAGCCCATCCGTGGAGAATCCATCGCACGAGGAAAGCACGAGCACCTTAAAATTCTTAAACGACTTGGCTATAAGCTCCAAGCACTCGTCGCTCACCACCATCCTCTTCAGCCTTATCTCCTCCAGCCACGCGTACGACGCCGACATCGCCTCTATCCACGGGTACACGTACCCTCCCCACCCCTCCGGCACCAGATTGAAGTCCGCGAAGTGCGGCTTCCCCTTCAGCTCCACGGATCTCGCCCTCGGGAACCTCCGTATCACCGCCGCCGGGCTCACGGCGTAGCAGTTCCCGATGAAGACTCTCCTCCTGCACCACCGCTCGATCTCGTACCACGACTTGCACACCAGAGACACCGAGTTCCTGTCCTTGTCCACGTGGACTAAGGAGAACACGTGCTCCAGAACTTCCTCGGGAAACGATAAGGCCGCTCGCTTATACATTTGCGTTGAAAAGAAAAACTCGAGAGATCTGAGAAAATCGAAAGAGTTTGAAGAAGGAGTTTAAATATCGGAGGCACAGATCTGAGGCGCCATTAACGGAGATTACTAGATTGTGAGGAAGAAGAAGGAGCAGAGAGAGAAGGATAGGGGAAGGTCAAGCCAACTCTGGTTCGGTTAATTGTTAACCATGGTCAAACATCTCCATGTGAGGGCTTTTCGGTGATTGTGATCTGTCTACTACGATCTCGCCACGTGTTCTTTAAATGTCTGATGACAGCCGTTGGATTGAATGAGAGCTGGAGATTATCCGGCAGCCGCAGAAAACGGGACGATAAATAAATTGGAGCGGGTCGCTTATCGCGGCTCAGTAATAATCGCGAGGAGTGAGTGTGGCGATACTCTGCGGGGAGGTGTATGGTAAGAGGGAATCTAATGATAGGGTTAGGTACGCGATGCACGGCTGGATATGAGGTTAAGTCACAGGGACCACCACAAACAGAATGTGGAAAAAAAAACTTTTTTGTAATAATGGGAGTTCAATGATCTGACGGTAAGAAGAAGAAAGCCAGGGTTAATTATGATGACATCAGAGCCGTTTAATCATGCTTTTAAGTGGAATCTGACCATCTCCAAGGTACTGTGTGTATATAGAATTTTTTACAGAATTTCCTGCGTTCAAATTACATTAGAAGACACTTATCACTTGAGACACACTTTCTTTTGTCAAAAAAATTCTTATAACCCTAAACTAAAGAGAATCTCTCTCCTCTTCTTATTTCATTTTATTATTTTTCTTATTCTACTTTGTGTATTTATTTACTTTTATCTCAAGTTCTAAAATATATTAAACAAAAATAATTGTCATAATAAACTATATATAAAATCCTCTATCTTTTATAATCTATGTTCATATATATATTATATATATTAAGAGAAAAAGACAAAAATATCACTAAATTAAGTTTATGTTCCCAAACTAGCACTCAAGGTCAAAAGTCACAAAAATAACACTTAATGTTTTATCAAAAGTCACAAACTTAGGGTTTAGAGTTAAAAGGTGGGGTTTAGGATTTAGGGTTTAGGGTTTAGGGTTTAGGGTTTAGGGTTTAGGGTTTAGATTTTAGGGTTTAGGGTTTAGAGTTTAGGGTTTAGGGTTTAGAGTTGAGAAATGAGGTTTTGGGGATAAGATTTCAAATTTTGAAAAATAAACAAAATTAAAATTTTAAAAGGATAAACTTAGAAATGTGCTATTTTGGTCATTTTAGTTTTTGAGTGCTATTTTTGTGATATAAACTTAAAAAGGTGCTATTTTGGAGATTTGCTCATATATTAATGCGTAAACAAAATGTGGACGTGAACACCAAAGCGTGGATAACATAATTAAAAATTAGTTGTGGACATGAACATCTTAACAGAATATTAACTAGTTGTGGACATGGACAATATTCCTTCGATTCCATTCATCATCTCGGAATCTAAATTCAACTCCAATCAAAATTACATCCATCCACATCATGACAAAGCGCAAATTCCTTAGATTAGAAATCTCTGACATGCAAGATCTATTACTCTCCGACAAAAAGTAAACACTTCTTCGACTTTTCTCTCCGCTCATACTCACAATATCATATCTTTCTCATTTTGATTGAAGTTTAATCGCAGATAGTTTATCAATTGAGCTGAAGAAGACAAATGTTTGAATTGAAGATAACAGTCCTTGTCCACGTTTTATGGTGTAATTTTTGTAACATGAGTCCATGTCCACGTATTGTTATATAGTTTTATGGAATCAAAACAGAGAGTTTGTCCACATTATCTACTATAAACACGTTAACATCACTCATCCACACATCATTCGTCCACAAATCACCCAACCACGCATCACTCGTCCATAAATCACTCATCCACAAGTGTCATTTCCATTAAGGGCAAAATTGTCCACAATCTGTTGCTGATCCACAACAAAGTGTGTCACATGTAAGAAGTGTTTATAAATGTAATAGAAAGTCAAAATCTCTTAGTGTAATCAACTCGTGTATATATTACAATAATTTCATCTTTATTTATTTTACCTCCCACCCACTTGGATAACACCCATCAAAATGAACTGTTTCATATACCGAATAGCTGAGTTACTGTGTGTTACAATAATTTAATCTCCATGGTAATATGAAATTTAAACTCGACTGTAATTATCAAAAAAAAAAATGTAACACATTCTGTTATGAGAGATGAGTGTTAACTAAGAATTTATATTACATTTCAAATCATTGAAGCAAGAGTTGTGTATGTGAGGGAAGTATCCAATAATTAAAAGTGTATTGTATAACTTTACGAGTAAAAGGAGTTGAAAAATAAAGGTAATAGAGAGAGAGAATGGTTACTGAAATTTTGAATAAAGTACGAAGAAAGTGCAGCGTCGCATCTTAATCACGACCGTCAGATTTGGGTCCCTCTTTCATAGTGTACGGATACATAAACAACGGTGATTAACAAAAAAAGACTAATTAATTATTACTGGTTATTTCAGAAATTTAATTACCTCGTCGGGAGTGTAAAATTGGATAAAAATAAATTATCTCGGGCTTTGTCGCACGTACATTGGGTTAATCGCTAGAAAGGGTAAATAAATAGGATAAGCCATATGACGAGAATACCCTCAGTAGCGAAAGAAGGGTGAAAATGTCAATTAACATAGAAACAGTGTATTATGGTGGATGGGCTTTGCACTGTCTCAGCATGGACTAGATAGGTCTGTGACAGATCCAACAGTGTATTTGCTCCTCATCGATCGAATCTCATATGATACGATCATGACCGTTAGTCCACTTTGACCAATTATATGATTTTTGCTACCTTTGGTTTTTGTATGTATTTTTAGTGGTTTAGTACCATTTTTTTCTTTTTTTCACTGAAGTAGTATTATTAGTACCATTCTCATTCTTTCCTTGGAAAATAGTGTATTATTTGGTTCAAACGAGTCTGTATATTTGAATCAAACATTTCGGCATAGAGAAGCATGAAGCCTGTAATAAACAACAGAAAGAGGTAATTAGGGAAAAACAACGATTTGAGAGTCAGATGGAGAAGTGATGAGCTGAGTTGTCTTGCACGTAATACGTGAGGATTATCATTTAATTAGTGTCGTCAGAAAAAGGAACCTAGTTAATTAATTGGATATTAGTGGTCATTGGTTCTTTAATAATCAACTGATTATTTATTTGTAAGATATGACTAGAATAATAATCCCACGCATGGCTCCCCCGCGAATCTCTCTTATTTCTCCTCCGGTTTCGAACTGAAACTAGCTTGCACTTTGCTGTATGAGTATTAATTATCCCCGTAATTATTTTCAAATATTCTTTAGCAATACCAAATCTGACTGCGAACAAAAATCAAGCGTGTGTATACAGTATATGTGTACGCATGCGTATAAGTACAAGACACATACACATTATAATGGTTTGTGTAAGATAGATGATGAGTGATAATGCGATTAGTGAAGAGGTGGTCTGCAAGTAAAGTGGCGCGTGATGGAAAGCTAACATGGATTATGTTGATAACCTCACCATTAGTGGAAGCCATCCTTTTTCGCCTCTTTCATTTTTATTTGATGATATTTGATTGTTCTCTTCTCTATATCGTTTTATGATTTGTCAAAATCTGACCAATTATATACCTAATATCTTTGCTTTTTTTTGTCAACAATATTTTTGCTTTTTAATTTATCAAAGTCGTGTTCCTCCGAACCACGATCTTGATTATAACATATTCCGCTTTTATTTTTCCTTTTTCTCTGTATTAATTTATTTCATAT
Proteins encoded:
- the LOC106311850 gene encoding protein TRANSPORT INHIBITOR RESPONSE 1-like; this translates as MYKRAALSFPEEVLEHVFSLVHVDKDRNSVSLVCKSWYEIERWCRRRVFIGNCYAVSPAAVIRRFPRARSVELKGKPHFADFNLVPEGWGGYVYPWIEAMSASYAWLEEIRLKRMVVSDECLELIAKSFKNFKVLVLSSCDGFSTDGLAAIASTCRNLKELDLRESDVDDVSGHWLSHFPDSYTSLVSLNISCLVSEVSFSALERLVCRSPNLKSLKLNRAVPLEKLATLLQRAPQLEEFGTGVYSAEVRPDVLSGLSVAISGCKKLKWLSGFWDALPAYLPAVYSVCSGLTTLNLSYATVQSYDLVKLLSQCPKLQRLWVLDYIEDDGLEMLALTCKDLRELRVFPSEPFVMEPNVALTEQGLVSVSAGCPKLESVLYFCRQMTNAALVTIARNRPNMTRFRLCIIEPKAPDHLTLEPLDVGFGAIVEHCKDLRRLSLSGLLTDKVFEYIGTYAKKMEMLSVAFAGDSDLGMHHVLSGCESLRKLEIRDCPFGDKALLANASKLETMRSLWMSSCPVSFGACKLLGQKMPKLNVEVIDERGPPDSRPESCPVERVFIYRTVAGPRFDMPGFVWNMDQQHSAMRFSRQIITTNGL